The Paenibacillus spongiae nucleotide sequence GGGCGATGGGGACAAAGCTTTCGAGCTGTTTCACATGTTGAATCCGATCACGCACACGTCGACGCCGAGCGAAGTCAGGCGTTATGCGGCAGAGCCTTATGTAATGGCGGCGGATGTCTACACCTCGTCGCCCAATAAGGGGCATGCGGGATGGACCTGGTATACAGGCGCTTCAGGCTGGATGTACCAGGTCGGGCTTGAATGGATTCTCGGCATCCGGCGCAGAGACGACCGACTGATGATTCGTCCAAGCATCCCGCGGGAGTGGCCGGGATTTACGATGAAGTATCGATATGGCAGCGCGGAATACAGGATCTCGGTCGAGAATCCGAACAAGAAATCGTCGGGGCTTACGAGACTTGTGATCGACGGGAACGAAGCGGATGCGAACGTATTGGCAGCTGCATCTGCTTCGCAGGAGGGGCCGTTCGTCCCGCTGCTCGACGACGGCCGCGTTCACGAAATACACATGACGCTTTAACTATTGAAGGGCTGTCCCTTAAGCTTATGCAGCTGAGGGACAGCCCTTCATGCATGTATAGGTCAGCCGACTTGCTGAGAATCATCTTATGAACGCCGATTAAGACGGCGATAGTCCCGCGGTGCCAGTCCGGTATTCTTCTTGAACACAGCCAGGAAAAATTTCTTGTCCTGGTAGCCGACCTGCTGGGCGATATCTTGAATAGGCTGCTTCGTCGTCATCAGCAATTCACAGCTTTTTTCGATCCGTTTGTTTTGGATGTAGGCGGTGAAGGTCAGACCCATCTGCTGTTTGAAGACGCGGTGAAAATGTCTTTCGCTTATCTTGAATGCACCGGCAATAGCCGTGACCGTAATGGGTTCGGCGAACATGCGGTCGATATATCGAATCGCTTCATCAAGCGAATCCGACGCCGTGGAGGAGTGGTCGGCCGTTCTCCCGGCATCGCCGGCAAGCTGTCGTTCCAGCATAACGGCAAGCTCGATGAACAGTCCATATAGCCTGGGAACAAAGCCTGGCCTGCGCTGCAAATATTCGCGTACCGCCAGATGGAACCAGTCTCCGACTTGACCGTCCCGGTCTTTGAGCTGGTGCCAGTTATGTTCGGCGTCCGGGCTGAGCTGAAGGAGCCGCAGTGCGTGATTCAAGGTGCCGGCCCCCGGCATGGCAGTCAGCTCGGCAGCAAGCCGGTCGGGTTGGAAGGTGCAGTTATAGACGATGAGAGGGTGATCGGGCCGGGTGCTTGCAGGACGGAAGACGTGAGACGTGCCGAGCGGCACGATAAACCAATCGCCTTTGGCAACCGGGATGACCTTCCCGCCGATATAATGAAAGCCGGAGCCTTCGGCTACGTAAGCCAGCTCCATAAAATCATGGCGATGCATCTGCAGATGAAAAGATTCGCTTACCCGGTTAAAGAAGAAGGGGAGCGAATTCTCGTCGAATTCCGACCATTGCGTCAAATCGATAGGCGTTTGGATCATTGTTGGACTCCTTTGCTAATTACGTTAATGGAACACTACTTGCGTTGTAGCCGAAATTAGCGTTTTTTTGCGTTTTGGCGCTGTTCCTGGTGAGGGTGGTGTGGACTGTTATACGAAAACATCTCATGTGTGACATTATACCCCCTTATTTATGGCAGGAACAACCGTTTATTCTCGTGACCAATCCCTTAAAATTGATCCTATAACCTATTTCTATTGCACATAACAGGATCGAACAGAAAGGTTGTTGAGAGTATGGAAAGACAATGGATGGCCGATTGGATTTGGGCGGGGCAGGTCGAAAGCCCGCGCAACGAGTGGCGGTGGTTCCGCCAGACGTTCGACATTCCGAAGGAGCTGAAGGAGCTTGAGGATACGCAGCTTCGCATTACCGCGGATTCACGGTACGTGCTTTACGTGAACGGCACCCAGGTCGGCCGCGGGCCTGTAAGGTCATGGCCTGCCGAGCAGTTCTACGATACTTATGATATCGGGCACTTGCTCAAGGCGGGACAGAAGAACGCCATCGCCGTGCTTGTCATGCACTTCGGCGTATCCAATTTCTACTATCTCCGCGGACGCGGCGGCTTGATCGCCGAGCTGACGGTTGACGATAAA carries:
- a CDS encoding AraC family transcriptional regulator, with translation MIQTPIDLTQWSEFDENSLPFFFNRVSESFHLQMHRHDFMELAYVAEGSGFHYIGGKVIPVAKGDWFIVPLGTSHVFRPASTRPDHPLIVYNCTFQPDRLAAELTAMPGAGTLNHALRLLQLSPDAEHNWHQLKDRDGQVGDWFHLAVREYLQRRPGFVPRLYGLFIELAVMLERQLAGDAGRTADHSSTASDSLDEAIRYIDRMFAEPITVTAIAGAFKISERHFHRVFKQQMGLTFTAYIQNKRIEKSCELLMTTKQPIQDIAQQVGYQDKKFFLAVFKKNTGLAPRDYRRLNRRS